Proteins encoded together in one Hylaeus volcanicus isolate JK05 chromosome 3, UHH_iyHylVolc1.0_haploid, whole genome shotgun sequence window:
- the LOC128873241 gene encoding protein lin-9 homolog isoform X2 → MAEMIESESAETLLSIKNGGYPSIDEIKTEIIDDDTMDMDDQQISNNSTDSHMDTEESDPIPELGPAALGLQRVGALPPPKPNPPTQPVQVLNRRGMPARIRKKNKLFYDDILVNHPHHRIKKDPSQPDTKQSPKKIPRPSPAKKQNRITNEPRKNNNMLTQPLTPTVTPIKQEKEPDKPLQPSSPDRKIGQKIGMRLRNLLKLPKAHKWVCYEWFYSNIDKTLFEGDNDFMICLKESFPQLKTRKLTRVEWCKIRRMMGKPRRCSQSFFEEERRELERKRQKIRMLQQRKAADVNSYKDLPPEIPLQLVIGTKVTARLRKPQDGLFTGSIDAVDTSNNTYRITFERAGLGTHSVPDYEVLSNEPPETISVASFAQKFRPRHVQYVPSPPYAMKLMSPRLNSDPLISNASVALPKKSHIGGTMNGYPLKLLEFMVKVNKILAAKKIKLKKLKEMNSEAEKRRSFGEPLPPDFERRYAGIVVELEKMNTALQDFLNDVQELCQEMAPEPSVAAMLAPSHLREKCRQEAADMITRNNIINDKEPGKMTQLVTDLTALMLQVKSLSDSDRNAYELKVLQGTMEQIRSKLSPQNQQVFQNCVEIHMQHIQLGLGQRGALTPFMAQRA, encoded by the exons ATGGCGGAGATGATTGAAA GTGAATCTGCTGAAACGCTATTATCTATAAAAAATGGAGGCTACCCTTCGATCGATGAAATCAAAACTGAAATAATCGACGATGATACAATGGATATGGACgatcaacaaatttcaaataattcaacagACTCGCATATGGATACAGAAGAATCTGATCCAATTCCTGAACTAGGACCTGCAGCATTAGGGTTGCAAAGAGTAGGTGCTCTACCTCCACCAAAACCAAATCCTCCGACTCAACCGGTTCAAGTTCTAAACCGACGAGGAATGCCAGCacgaataagaaagaaaaataaattgttttatgatGATATATTAGTTAATCATCCGCATCATAG aatCAAAAAGGATCCATCTCAACCAGATACTAAACAATCTCCTAAAAAAATACCTAGACCTTCTCCagcaaaaaaacaaaatagaataACCAATGAGCcacgaaaaaataataatatgttaaCCCAACCATTGACACCTACAGTGACACcaattaaacaagaaaaagaaccTGATAAACCTTTACAACCTTCGTCTCCAGATCGTAAAATTGGACAAAAGATTGGCATGagattaagaaatttattaaagttacCAAAAGCACACAAATGGGTTTGTTACGAGTGGTTCTATAGTAACATTGATAAGACACTTTTTGAAGGTGATAATGATTTTATGATATGCTTGAAAGAATCATTTCCACAATTAAAAACTCGGAAATTAACTCGTGTTGAATGGTGTAAAATAAGAAGAATGATGGGTAAACCACGAAGATGTTCTCAATCATTCTTTGAAGAAGAAAGACGAGAGCTAGAAAGGAAAAGACAAAAAATTCGAATGCTACAGCAAAGAAAAGCTGCAGATGTTAATAGTTACAAAGATTTACCACCAGAAATACCATTGCAATTAGTAATAGGTACCAAAGTTACAGCAAGACTGAGAAAACCACAAGATGGATTATTCACTGGAAGTATTGATGCAGTGGATACTAGTAATAATACTTATAGAATTACATTTGAACGTGCTGGACTTGGAACACATAGTGTCCCAGATTATGAAGTACTGTCAAATGAGCCACCAGAAACAATAAGTGTTGCATCGTTTGCTCAAAAGTTTAGACCTAGACATGTACAATATGTACCATCTCCACCGTATGCAATGAAGTTAATGTCTCCGCGTCTAAATAGCGATCCTTTAATATCTAATGCTTCTGTAGCGCTGCCAAAGAAATCTCATATTGGTGGAACTATGAATGGTTATCCTCTTAAATTACTTGAATTTAtggtaaaagtaaataaaatattagccgcaaaaaaaataaagcttaaaaaattgaaagagatGAATAGTGAAGCAGAAAAAAGACGATCTTTTGGAGAACCACTTCCACCGGATTTTGAGAGAAGATATGCAGG AATTGTGGTTGAATTGGAGAAAATGAATACTGCTCTTCAAGATTTTCTGAACGATGTCCAAGAATTATGTCAAGAAATGGCTCCTGAACCTAGCGTGGCTGCTATGCTAGCTCCATCCCACCTTCGTGAAAAGTGTAGACAGGAAGCGGCAGATATGATCactagaaataatattatcaatgACAAGGAACCTGGGAAAATGACTCAATTAGTAACAGATTTAACCGCTCTAATGCTTCAAGTGAAG AGTTTATCTGATTCAGACCGAAACGCATACGAACTGAAAGTATTACAGGGTACTATGGAACAAATACGTTCAAAACTGAGTCCACAGAATCAAcaagtttttcaaaattgtgtCGAAATACATATGCAACATATACAATTAGGTCTTGGACAAAGAGGTGCTTTAACACCATTTATGGCTCAAAGGGCTTAG
- the LOC128873241 gene encoding protein lin-9 homolog isoform X1 gives MFPCLPTVNNSTSESAETLLSIKNGGYPSIDEIKTEIIDDDTMDMDDQQISNNSTDSHMDTEESDPIPELGPAALGLQRVGALPPPKPNPPTQPVQVLNRRGMPARIRKKNKLFYDDILVNHPHHRIKKDPSQPDTKQSPKKIPRPSPAKKQNRITNEPRKNNNMLTQPLTPTVTPIKQEKEPDKPLQPSSPDRKIGQKIGMRLRNLLKLPKAHKWVCYEWFYSNIDKTLFEGDNDFMICLKESFPQLKTRKLTRVEWCKIRRMMGKPRRCSQSFFEEERRELERKRQKIRMLQQRKAADVNSYKDLPPEIPLQLVIGTKVTARLRKPQDGLFTGSIDAVDTSNNTYRITFERAGLGTHSVPDYEVLSNEPPETISVASFAQKFRPRHVQYVPSPPYAMKLMSPRLNSDPLISNASVALPKKSHIGGTMNGYPLKLLEFMVKVNKILAAKKIKLKKLKEMNSEAEKRRSFGEPLPPDFERRYAGIVVELEKMNTALQDFLNDVQELCQEMAPEPSVAAMLAPSHLREKCRQEAADMITRNNIINDKEPGKMTQLVTDLTALMLQVKSLSDSDRNAYELKVLQGTMEQIRSKLSPQNQQVFQNCVEIHMQHIQLGLGQRGALTPFMAQRA, from the exons ATGTTTCCTTGTCTTCCTACTGTTAATAATTCGACGA GTGAATCTGCTGAAACGCTATTATCTATAAAAAATGGAGGCTACCCTTCGATCGATGAAATCAAAACTGAAATAATCGACGATGATACAATGGATATGGACgatcaacaaatttcaaataattcaacagACTCGCATATGGATACAGAAGAATCTGATCCAATTCCTGAACTAGGACCTGCAGCATTAGGGTTGCAAAGAGTAGGTGCTCTACCTCCACCAAAACCAAATCCTCCGACTCAACCGGTTCAAGTTCTAAACCGACGAGGAATGCCAGCacgaataagaaagaaaaataaattgttttatgatGATATATTAGTTAATCATCCGCATCATAG aatCAAAAAGGATCCATCTCAACCAGATACTAAACAATCTCCTAAAAAAATACCTAGACCTTCTCCagcaaaaaaacaaaatagaataACCAATGAGCcacgaaaaaataataatatgttaaCCCAACCATTGACACCTACAGTGACACcaattaaacaagaaaaagaaccTGATAAACCTTTACAACCTTCGTCTCCAGATCGTAAAATTGGACAAAAGATTGGCATGagattaagaaatttattaaagttacCAAAAGCACACAAATGGGTTTGTTACGAGTGGTTCTATAGTAACATTGATAAGACACTTTTTGAAGGTGATAATGATTTTATGATATGCTTGAAAGAATCATTTCCACAATTAAAAACTCGGAAATTAACTCGTGTTGAATGGTGTAAAATAAGAAGAATGATGGGTAAACCACGAAGATGTTCTCAATCATTCTTTGAAGAAGAAAGACGAGAGCTAGAAAGGAAAAGACAAAAAATTCGAATGCTACAGCAAAGAAAAGCTGCAGATGTTAATAGTTACAAAGATTTACCACCAGAAATACCATTGCAATTAGTAATAGGTACCAAAGTTACAGCAAGACTGAGAAAACCACAAGATGGATTATTCACTGGAAGTATTGATGCAGTGGATACTAGTAATAATACTTATAGAATTACATTTGAACGTGCTGGACTTGGAACACATAGTGTCCCAGATTATGAAGTACTGTCAAATGAGCCACCAGAAACAATAAGTGTTGCATCGTTTGCTCAAAAGTTTAGACCTAGACATGTACAATATGTACCATCTCCACCGTATGCAATGAAGTTAATGTCTCCGCGTCTAAATAGCGATCCTTTAATATCTAATGCTTCTGTAGCGCTGCCAAAGAAATCTCATATTGGTGGAACTATGAATGGTTATCCTCTTAAATTACTTGAATTTAtggtaaaagtaaataaaatattagccgcaaaaaaaataaagcttaaaaaattgaaagagatGAATAGTGAAGCAGAAAAAAGACGATCTTTTGGAGAACCACTTCCACCGGATTTTGAGAGAAGATATGCAGG AATTGTGGTTGAATTGGAGAAAATGAATACTGCTCTTCAAGATTTTCTGAACGATGTCCAAGAATTATGTCAAGAAATGGCTCCTGAACCTAGCGTGGCTGCTATGCTAGCTCCATCCCACCTTCGTGAAAAGTGTAGACAGGAAGCGGCAGATATGATCactagaaataatattatcaatgACAAGGAACCTGGGAAAATGACTCAATTAGTAACAGATTTAACCGCTCTAATGCTTCAAGTGAAG AGTTTATCTGATTCAGACCGAAACGCATACGAACTGAAAGTATTACAGGGTACTATGGAACAAATACGTTCAAAACTGAGTCCACAGAATCAAcaagtttttcaaaattgtgtCGAAATACATATGCAACATATACAATTAGGTCTTGGACAAAGAGGTGCTTTAACACCATTTATGGCTCAAAGGGCTTAG
- the LOC128873241 gene encoding protein lin-9 homolog isoform X3: MDMDDQQISNNSTDSHMDTEESDPIPELGPAALGLQRVGALPPPKPNPPTQPVQVLNRRGMPARIRKKNKLFYDDILVNHPHHRIKKDPSQPDTKQSPKKIPRPSPAKKQNRITNEPRKNNNMLTQPLTPTVTPIKQEKEPDKPLQPSSPDRKIGQKIGMRLRNLLKLPKAHKWVCYEWFYSNIDKTLFEGDNDFMICLKESFPQLKTRKLTRVEWCKIRRMMGKPRRCSQSFFEEERRELERKRQKIRMLQQRKAADVNSYKDLPPEIPLQLVIGTKVTARLRKPQDGLFTGSIDAVDTSNNTYRITFERAGLGTHSVPDYEVLSNEPPETISVASFAQKFRPRHVQYVPSPPYAMKLMSPRLNSDPLISNASVALPKKSHIGGTMNGYPLKLLEFMVKVNKILAAKKIKLKKLKEMNSEAEKRRSFGEPLPPDFERRYAGIVVELEKMNTALQDFLNDVQELCQEMAPEPSVAAMLAPSHLREKCRQEAADMITRNNIINDKEPGKMTQLVTDLTALMLQVKSLSDSDRNAYELKVLQGTMEQIRSKLSPQNQQVFQNCVEIHMQHIQLGLGQRGALTPFMAQRA, from the exons ATGGATATGGACgatcaacaaatttcaaataattcaacagACTCGCATATGGATACAGAAGAATCTGATCCAATTCCTGAACTAGGACCTGCAGCATTAGGGTTGCAAAGAGTAGGTGCTCTACCTCCACCAAAACCAAATCCTCCGACTCAACCGGTTCAAGTTCTAAACCGACGAGGAATGCCAGCacgaataagaaagaaaaataaattgttttatgatGATATATTAGTTAATCATCCGCATCATAG aatCAAAAAGGATCCATCTCAACCAGATACTAAACAATCTCCTAAAAAAATACCTAGACCTTCTCCagcaaaaaaacaaaatagaataACCAATGAGCcacgaaaaaataataatatgttaaCCCAACCATTGACACCTACAGTGACACcaattaaacaagaaaaagaaccTGATAAACCTTTACAACCTTCGTCTCCAGATCGTAAAATTGGACAAAAGATTGGCATGagattaagaaatttattaaagttacCAAAAGCACACAAATGGGTTTGTTACGAGTGGTTCTATAGTAACATTGATAAGACACTTTTTGAAGGTGATAATGATTTTATGATATGCTTGAAAGAATCATTTCCACAATTAAAAACTCGGAAATTAACTCGTGTTGAATGGTGTAAAATAAGAAGAATGATGGGTAAACCACGAAGATGTTCTCAATCATTCTTTGAAGAAGAAAGACGAGAGCTAGAAAGGAAAAGACAAAAAATTCGAATGCTACAGCAAAGAAAAGCTGCAGATGTTAATAGTTACAAAGATTTACCACCAGAAATACCATTGCAATTAGTAATAGGTACCAAAGTTACAGCAAGACTGAGAAAACCACAAGATGGATTATTCACTGGAAGTATTGATGCAGTGGATACTAGTAATAATACTTATAGAATTACATTTGAACGTGCTGGACTTGGAACACATAGTGTCCCAGATTATGAAGTACTGTCAAATGAGCCACCAGAAACAATAAGTGTTGCATCGTTTGCTCAAAAGTTTAGACCTAGACATGTACAATATGTACCATCTCCACCGTATGCAATGAAGTTAATGTCTCCGCGTCTAAATAGCGATCCTTTAATATCTAATGCTTCTGTAGCGCTGCCAAAGAAATCTCATATTGGTGGAACTATGAATGGTTATCCTCTTAAATTACTTGAATTTAtggtaaaagtaaataaaatattagccgcaaaaaaaataaagcttaaaaaattgaaagagatGAATAGTGAAGCAGAAAAAAGACGATCTTTTGGAGAACCACTTCCACCGGATTTTGAGAGAAGATATGCAGG AATTGTGGTTGAATTGGAGAAAATGAATACTGCTCTTCAAGATTTTCTGAACGATGTCCAAGAATTATGTCAAGAAATGGCTCCTGAACCTAGCGTGGCTGCTATGCTAGCTCCATCCCACCTTCGTGAAAAGTGTAGACAGGAAGCGGCAGATATGATCactagaaataatattatcaatgACAAGGAACCTGGGAAAATGACTCAATTAGTAACAGATTTAACCGCTCTAATGCTTCAAGTGAAG AGTTTATCTGATTCAGACCGAAACGCATACGAACTGAAAGTATTACAGGGTACTATGGAACAAATACGTTCAAAACTGAGTCCACAGAATCAAcaagtttttcaaaattgtgtCGAAATACATATGCAACATATACAATTAGGTCTTGGACAAAGAGGTGCTTTAACACCATTTATGGCTCAAAGGGCTTAG
- the LOC128873242 gene encoding nuclear pore complex protein Nup50 translates to MSSKRSATTELNHDNWQEEHEPEDAGTFTKASDDVLEKRVVKRAKRRLQATEDNTRSTFGTFAGFKVESSTPQSSPFSFLVNSNTPDANLKTHTTVNKSPASNGASKGSENGTNKKENSEVQTSSSTTTSKKSSCEQEDQNIFKKSSDYFAKLKGLNESVAQWIKTHVDANSFCILTPIFRDYERYLKEIEAKHGNGTDKATYISENVQPVHTSDNKESPSTEKKLTNSPFGGTSPKFPLNSTDWKREKSIFDLYSPKSVFGKSEHTADISKSIFSNTEQSTGTHKSVFGNIDHNAGTKSVFGNVNSEKNSFLSKPSTVSDNKSEEQESKSDLKSTSSSFGPASTFCFGQSSSTTSNTPTGFSFGSAKPFTFGAQVVKPQESEDKSETEVKDDEDEEPPKVEYKKVTEEGAIYEQRCKVFIKKDGNFTSRGVGILFLKPTPNDKTQLIVRAETSLGNLLLNTLLTESIPTVRMDKTTIMLVCLPMPESTPPPVSVLLRVKTAEDADALINALNKHKK, encoded by the exons atgtcGTCTAAGAGATCCGCGACTACGGAATTAAATCATGACAATTGGCAAGAAGAACACGAACCCGAAGACGCCGGAACATTTACAAAAGCATCCGATGATGTACTTGAAAAAAGAGTTGTTAAAAGGGCTAAGCGTCGTTTACAAGCTACAGAA GATAATACCAGAAGTACATTCGGTACATTTGCAGGCTTTAAAGTAGAATCATCTACACCTCAGAGTTCACCATTCAGCTTTTTAGTTAATAGTAATACTCCTGatgcaaatttaaaaacgCACACAACCGTCAACAAATCTCCAGCAAGTAACGGAGCATCTAAAGGCAGTGAAAATGgcacgaataaaaaagaaaattctgaagTGCAAACATCATCCAGCACAACTACAAGTAAAAAGAGTTCTTGCGAACAAGAagatcaaaatatatttaagaaatctTCTGATTATTTTGCTAAATTAAAAGGGTTGAATGAAAGTGTGGCACAATGGATTAAAACTCATGTAGATgcaaattcattttgtattctaACACCTATTTTTAGAGATTATGAAAGATATCTTAAAGAAATTGAAGCAAAACATGGAAATGGAACCGATAAGGCAACATATATATCAGAGAATGTGCAGCCTGTGCATACTAGTGATAATAAGGAGAGTCCAAGTACAGAAAAAAAACTTACTAACTCTCCATTTGGAGGGACAAGTCcaaaatttcctttgaattCAACAGATTGGAAgcgtgaaaaatcaatttttgaccTATATTCACCTAAATCTGTATTTGGTAAATCAGAGCATACCGCAGATATTAGTAAATCTATTTTTAGTAATACAGAGCAATCTACGGGTACGCATAAATCTGTTTTTGGTAACATAGACCATAATGCTGGGACTAAAAGTGTATTTGGAAATGTGAACTCAGAAAAGAACTCGTTTTTGAGTAAACCATCTACTGTCTCAGATAATAAATCAGAAGAACAAGAGTCAAAATCAGATTTAAAATCTACGAGTAGTTCTTTTGGTCCAGCTAGTACTTTCTGTTTTGGTCAAAGTTCTTCTACTACTAGTAATACACCAACTGGTTTTAGTTTTGGAAG TGCCAAACCATTTACATTCGGAGCTCAAGTTGTAAAACCACAAGAGTCTGAGGATAAATCAGAAACTGAAGTAAAAGATGATGAAGATGAGGAACCACCAAAAGTAGAGTATAAGAAAGTAACAGAAGAAGGTGCCATCTATGAACAAAG ATGTAAAGTTTTCATAAAGAAAGATGGTAATTTTACTAGTAGAGGTGTAGGAATACTGTTTTTAAAGCCAACTCCAAATGATAAAACGCAATTAATAGTACGTGCAGAGACCTCTCTGGGAAATTTACTGCTCAATACTTTATTAACTGAAAGTATTCCAACAGTACGCATGGATAAAACCACAATAATGTTGGTTTGTTTGCCAATGCCTGAATCTACACCACCACCGGTATCAGTCTTGTTAAGAGTAAAAACAGCTGAAGATGCAGACGCGTTAATTAACGCACTGAATAAACATAAGAAATGA